From Thalassotalea euphylliae, the proteins below share one genomic window:
- a CDS encoding sensor histidine kinase — protein MARFFSWNVPQTVPQKTAWFFLPWLLWLTCLVAIFFLGDANNPIVWAISFGYALILALMTRYLDLRELSSTAQPETVHIVLSLAPFILDLCFYGVLLQLHGGASNAGVFILYLPVIVASMEMKRRIAWFVAMLAITIYTLLMLQGHAAHFEHLSESFTNHLSGMWLTFVISTLLMTWFVTQQRQAIIGQQKQIRKLRERQLRDEQILSVATMGANTTHRLATPLSTARLLVDELNEQKAFEQSLVDELSAQIHVCHQTVHTIAQQVRSHQSANMQRLPIDDFIQQTLQYWWISRNDIRYQLNVAPQCADYALATDFNLQMSLTNLLENAAYASLANQQDEISIEVAIKDQQVVINIDDQGQGIDPQLMSQLGQVKVSSKPQGMGMGLALANATIERFAGQLQLFNLPSGSRSQVVLPCQPLAAASI, from the coding sequence ATGGCTAGATTTTTCTCATGGAACGTTCCGCAGACAGTTCCGCAAAAAACCGCATGGTTTTTTCTACCTTGGCTACTGTGGTTGACCTGCCTCGTAGCCATTTTTTTCCTTGGTGATGCCAACAACCCTATCGTCTGGGCAATAAGCTTTGGCTATGCGTTGATACTCGCCCTAATGACTCGCTATCTAGATCTACGCGAGCTTTCTTCAACGGCGCAGCCTGAAACGGTGCACATCGTGCTATCGCTCGCGCCATTTATCCTGGATTTATGTTTTTATGGTGTGCTTTTGCAACTGCATGGCGGCGCCAGTAATGCGGGGGTATTTATTCTTTATTTACCTGTGATTGTTGCGTCGATGGAGATGAAGCGGCGTATTGCTTGGTTTGTTGCAATGCTTGCGATCACAATTTATACATTATTAATGCTGCAAGGGCACGCCGCGCACTTTGAACATTTATCAGAAAGCTTTACTAATCACCTTTCGGGGATGTGGCTCACTTTTGTGATCTCAACCTTGTTGATGACTTGGTTCGTGACCCAGCAGCGTCAGGCGATTATTGGCCAGCAAAAACAAATTCGAAAACTGCGCGAGCGCCAATTGAGAGATGAGCAAATTCTTTCGGTGGCAACCATGGGCGCTAATACCACCCACCGCTTGGCAACACCGTTATCGACAGCTCGCTTGTTGGTTGACGAACTCAACGAGCAAAAAGCGTTCGAGCAGAGCTTAGTCGATGAACTGAGCGCCCAAATTCACGTTTGTCATCAAACCGTTCATACCATTGCTCAACAGGTACGCAGTCATCAATCAGCCAATATGCAGCGCTTGCCGATTGATGATTTTATTCAGCAAACCTTGCAGTATTGGTGGATCAGCCGTAACGATATTCGCTACCAACTCAATGTCGCACCACAATGTGCTGACTATGCGCTAGCAACCGACTTTAACCTGCAAATGTCACTGACTAACTTACTCGAAAACGCGGCCTATGCCAGCCTAGCGAACCAGCAGGACGAGATTAGCATTGAAGTGGCGATTAAAGATCAGCAAGTGGTGATTAATATTGATGATCAAGGGCAAGGTATTGATCCACAGTTAATGTCACAATTGGGCCAAGTGAAAGTCTCTAGCAAGCCACAGGGCATGGGGATGGGCTTAGCACTGGCGAATGCCACGATAGAGCGTTTTGCAGGGCAGCTTCAGTTATTTAATTTACCTAGCGGTTCACGTAGCCAAGTGGTGTTGCCGTGCCAGCCATTAGCGGCTGCAAGCATCTAG
- a CDS encoding response regulator transcription factor, translating to MKLLLLEDDIAFAGVLARQLSRKGYQVEHIDQLDALLPSCQSWQPDAVVLDMNLGTDSSLPLIQRVRAVLPSSKIVLVTGYASIATTVTAIKSGADDYLPKPIELSSLLAVLGDNQQTKSDAETDHSAQQVKTLTSPERIEWEYIQRVLQENQGNVSATARQLNMHRRTLQRKLAKKPVNS from the coding sequence TTGAAATTACTGTTACTTGAAGATGATATAGCGTTTGCTGGCGTATTAGCCCGTCAACTATCGCGCAAAGGCTATCAGGTCGAGCATATCGACCAGCTCGATGCATTATTGCCGAGCTGTCAAAGCTGGCAGCCAGATGCTGTGGTACTTGATATGAACTTAGGTACAGATTCCTCACTACCGCTCATTCAACGGGTACGCGCTGTGCTACCCAGCAGTAAAATTGTGTTAGTGACTGGTTATGCCAGTATTGCCACAACCGTTACGGCGATAAAGTCAGGTGCAGATGATTACCTGCCCAAGCCTATCGAGTTAAGTTCGTTATTGGCGGTGTTGGGCGATAATCAACAGACTAAAAGCGATGCAGAAACTGATCACTCAGCTCAACAGGTCAAAACGCTTACCTCTCCTGAGCGTATTGAATGGGAATATATTCAACGGGTATTGCAAGAAAACCAAGGCAATGTCTCGGCGACCGCACGTCAACTGAATATGCATCGCAGAACCTTGCAGCGCAAGCTGGCGAAAAAGCCTGTGAATAGCTGA
- the ybaK gene encoding Cys-tRNA(Pro) deacylase has product MTPAVTFAKRQKLAFELLEYQHDSNAASYGMEAVEKLALPAASVFKTLVVETEQGQLIVAIIPVAEKLSLKLIAKAAKAKKAVMANPDKVQRSTGYVLGGVSPLGQKKRLPTFIDASAEQQAKIYVSAGRRGLEIGLAPQDLRHALNGEFSELSA; this is encoded by the coding sequence ATGACCCCAGCCGTCACCTTTGCCAAACGCCAAAAGCTGGCGTTTGAGCTTTTAGAATATCAACACGATAGTAATGCCGCTTCCTATGGTATGGAAGCGGTAGAAAAACTTGCGCTCCCAGCCGCAAGCGTATTTAAAACCTTAGTGGTGGAAACAGAGCAAGGTCAACTTATCGTTGCCATCATTCCCGTGGCAGAAAAACTTAGCCTAAAGCTTATCGCCAAAGCGGCAAAGGCCAAAAAAGCGGTCATGGCTAATCCCGATAAAGTGCAGCGTAGCACCGGCTATGTACTCGGTGGCGTTAGCCCTCTTGGACAAAAAAAGCGCTTGCCAACTTTTATTGATGCGAGCGCGGAGCAACAGGCGAAAATCTATGTGAGCGCTGGTCGTCGCGGGTTAGAAATTGGTTTGGCACCACAAGATTTAAGACATGCACTCAATGGCGAGTTTAGCGAGCTAAGTGCCTAA
- a CDS encoding hybrid-cluster NAD(P)-dependent oxidoreductase produces the protein MAHLQEISVYPIKSTAGIQLSSSWVDPIGLPYDRRFVVCDQHGQFITARTHAKLCLIQANLTPDGLMLTAPDMPLLAVRYQQLIDEYQHVAVWGDTILGQRCHTSVDLWFSQFLGQSCHLLFFGEQSNRQVKNTTNPVAFADGYPLLLISQASLEHLNSRLKQPVSMRQFRPNMVVQDCEPFAEDTWRHIRIGEVEFELTKPCTRCVFTTVDPDTSEKHNQLEPLATLKTFRQLAKGDVLFGQNLIPLNQGQIRLGDPVTVLDRQFAPEFVNVKAVGRANTTKKQTTSQQAADIPRLVPSAEQASLICQHIYDETHDVKTFAFKAKNGSLPENFKHYQAGQHLPFKLTIEGKTVNAIYTLSSSPTRSETLTITVKRVPNGRVSNFLHDHFTVGSEIVAKAPNGKFHLGNISQQRILLLSAGSGITPMLSMLKALTDQCDNREVVFFHSARSEKDLIAFEEARALAKQHGHCKLHFTLTQSASPQWQDFQGHLNAKMLSVIPEISSVDAMVCGPQGFRDNAKALLLAAGLPESQFHFESFGKRLNDKSTESASVPMPSPVSIRFDSWDKAVVGNTKESILEQGEAAGLIMSYSCRGGMCGSCKVKLESGEVRELASDGLMPSDKAQGYILACSCVPKSDIVISKVPPRK, from the coding sequence ATGGCACACTTGCAAGAGATCAGCGTTTATCCCATTAAATCAACGGCTGGCATCCAATTATCATCAAGCTGGGTTGACCCGATTGGTTTACCTTACGATCGCCGCTTTGTGGTTTGCGATCAGCATGGGCAATTTATTACCGCCCGTACCCACGCCAAACTATGTTTAATTCAAGCGAACCTGACGCCTGATGGCCTAATGCTCACCGCACCAGATATGCCATTATTGGCGGTGCGTTATCAACAGTTAATAGACGAGTACCAGCACGTCGCGGTTTGGGGCGATACCATTTTAGGCCAGCGCTGCCATACCAGTGTTGATTTGTGGTTTAGCCAATTTCTTGGGCAAAGCTGTCACTTGCTATTTTTTGGTGAGCAATCTAATCGCCAAGTTAAAAATACCACGAACCCTGTTGCCTTTGCCGATGGCTACCCTTTGCTTTTAATATCGCAAGCATCGCTCGAACACTTAAATAGCCGCCTAAAACAGCCTGTGTCTATGCGCCAATTTCGCCCGAACATGGTGGTACAAGACTGCGAACCTTTTGCCGAAGATACGTGGCGACATATTCGCATTGGCGAAGTGGAATTTGAGCTGACCAAACCTTGCACGCGCTGCGTGTTTACTACCGTTGATCCAGATACCAGTGAAAAGCACAACCAGCTAGAGCCTTTAGCCACATTGAAAACGTTCCGCCAACTAGCCAAAGGGGATGTTTTATTCGGCCAAAATTTAATTCCACTCAATCAAGGGCAAATTCGCTTAGGCGATCCAGTTACGGTACTAGACCGCCAATTTGCGCCAGAGTTTGTTAATGTCAAAGCGGTCGGACGTGCTAACACCACTAAAAAGCAAACCACCAGCCAACAAGCGGCTGATATACCAAGGCTAGTGCCGAGCGCAGAACAAGCAAGCCTGATTTGCCAGCACATTTACGACGAAACCCATGATGTTAAAACCTTTGCATTTAAAGCGAAAAACGGCAGTTTGCCGGAGAATTTCAAGCATTATCAGGCAGGTCAGCACTTACCGTTTAAGCTGACTATCGAGGGTAAAACCGTTAATGCCATTTACACCCTAAGCTCGTCGCCAACGCGCAGCGAAACCTTAACGATCACCGTTAAGCGCGTGCCCAATGGCAGAGTATCGAACTTTTTGCACGACCACTTTACGGTAGGCAGTGAAATTGTCGCCAAAGCACCGAATGGTAAGTTCCATTTAGGCAACATCAGTCAGCAACGTATCTTACTGCTCAGCGCTGGCTCGGGTATTACCCCGATGTTGTCGATGCTTAAAGCACTGACTGATCAATGCGATAACCGTGAAGTCGTATTTTTCCACAGTGCGCGCAGCGAGAAAGACCTAATCGCATTTGAAGAAGCGCGCGCCCTTGCCAAACAACATGGTCATTGCAAATTACACTTTACCCTCACGCAGTCAGCCTCGCCCCAGTGGCAAGATTTTCAAGGCCACCTAAATGCCAAAATGCTGTCGGTTATCCCGGAAATTAGTAGTGTCGATGCTATGGTTTGCGGCCCGCAAGGATTTAGAGACAACGCCAAGGCCCTGTTACTCGCGGCCGGCTTACCTGAATCACAATTTCATTTTGAAAGCTTTGGAAAACGCCTAAACGATAAAAGCACTGAAAGCGCTAGTGTGCCAATGCCCTCGCCAGTCAGCATTCGCTTTGACTCATGGGATAAGGCAGTGGTTGGTAACACCAAAGAGTCCATCCTAGAACAAGGAGAAGCGGCCGGCTTAATCATGTCTTATTCCTGTCGCGGCGGTATGTGTGGCAGTTGTAAAGTAAAGCTGGAGAGTGGTGAAGTGCGCGAGCTAGCCAGTGATGGCCTGATGCCGAGCGACAAAGCGCAAGGTTATATTCTCGCTTGTAGCTGTGTACCGAAATCGGATATTGTGATCAGTAAAGTACCACCGAGAAAGTAA
- the mpl gene encoding UDP-N-acetylmuramate:L-alanyl-gamma-D-glutamyl-meso-diaminopimelate ligase, whose product MKHVHILGICGTFMGGIAAIAKQLGFRVSGCDANVYPPMSTQLEALGIELMQGYDTAHLADEPDMVIVGNAMARGNPMVEYVLDRNIPYTSGPQWLLENVLKDRWVLAVSGTHGKTTTSSMLTWILEYAHMKPGYLIGGVPQNFEVSARLGDAPFFVIEADEYDTAFFDKRSKFVHYRPRTLVINNMEFDHADIFNDISDIQRQFHHLIRMVPSNGLVLSPADETYINETLEQGCWTPTEQAFGCAPSEVEAAGWQAKKLCDDGSAFEVYFAGQLQGIVRWSLIGDFNIDNALMAIGAARHAGVPSHVAVEALAAYINTKRRLELRGTINKVKVYDDFAHHPTAIAKTLTAMRSYVRKGKVIAVLEPRSNTMKSGVHKDTLGASLTQADEVYIFQGEKVQWSVADIAEQCQQACFADTDIDALVAKVAASAQPDDHIVVMSNGGFGGFHNKLLAALAAKYPQLSETDRPNLQQEFTQKVEQA is encoded by the coding sequence ATGAAGCACGTACATATTCTCGGCATTTGTGGCACCTTTATGGGTGGAATTGCCGCGATAGCTAAACAACTGGGTTTTCGCGTCTCAGGTTGCGATGCCAATGTTTATCCGCCCATGAGTACCCAACTGGAAGCGCTTGGCATTGAATTAATGCAAGGATATGACACCGCGCATTTGGCTGATGAGCCTGATATGGTGATTGTCGGTAATGCCATGGCACGTGGTAACCCTATGGTGGAGTACGTGCTCGACCGCAATATCCCGTATACCTCAGGCCCGCAATGGCTGTTAGAGAATGTCTTAAAAGATCGCTGGGTACTGGCGGTGTCGGGAACTCATGGCAAAACCACCACCAGTAGTATGCTCACTTGGATTTTAGAGTACGCGCACATGAAACCGGGCTATTTAATTGGTGGTGTGCCGCAAAATTTTGAGGTGTCAGCACGTTTGGGTGATGCGCCATTTTTCGTGATCGAAGCCGACGAATACGACACCGCTTTTTTCGATAAACGCTCTAAGTTTGTTCATTACCGCCCAAGAACGCTAGTGATCAACAATATGGAATTTGATCACGCCGATATTTTTAATGATATCAGTGATATTCAGCGTCAATTCCATCATCTGATTCGCATGGTGCCGAGCAATGGCTTGGTATTATCGCCTGCTGATGAAACCTATATCAATGAAACCCTTGAACAAGGATGCTGGACGCCAACTGAGCAGGCATTTGGCTGCGCACCATCAGAGGTTGAAGCTGCTGGCTGGCAAGCAAAGAAACTGTGTGACGATGGCAGTGCATTTGAGGTTTATTTTGCGGGGCAGCTGCAGGGTATTGTTCGTTGGTCACTGATTGGCGACTTTAATATCGACAATGCGCTGATGGCAATAGGCGCGGCGCGCCATGCTGGCGTGCCTAGCCATGTGGCGGTTGAAGCACTGGCAGCATATATCAATACCAAACGTCGATTAGAGCTTCGCGGCACGATCAACAAGGTTAAAGTCTATGACGATTTCGCGCACCACCCAACGGCAATTGCAAAAACTTTAACAGCCATGCGCAGTTATGTGCGTAAAGGAAAAGTCATTGCCGTGCTTGAGCCGAGATCCAACACCATGAAAAGTGGCGTACATAAAGACACCTTGGGCGCTTCGCTAACACAAGCGGATGAAGTGTATATTTTCCAGGGGGAGAAGGTTCAGTGGTCAGTGGCAGATATTGCTGAGCAGTGTCAGCAGGCGTGTTTTGCCGACACGGATATTGATGCGTTAGTGGCTAAGGTCGCGGCATCAGCTCAACCTGACGATCATATAGTGGTCATGAGTAACGGCGGTTTTGGTGGTTTTCATAACAAGCTACTGGCAGCGCTGGCGGCTAAATATCCGCAACTGAGCGAAACTGATAGGCCCAATTTGCAACAAGAATTCACACAAAAGGTTGAACAAGCTTAA
- a CDS encoding flavin prenyltransferase UbiX, whose translation MQGTEISQAHAKGFNSAVTVAITGASGACYALRLIECLVAANKQVYVLMSSAARVVFDTEVGLKLPGSPEAQSAFWCQHFNAQPEQVIAFGKEQWFSPVASGSAAPKQMVVCPCSTGTLAAISQGMSDNLIERAADVVIKERGQLILVPRETPFSTIHLRNMLSLSELGATVMPAAPGFYHQPESINDLVDFMVGRILDHLGIDQKIMPRWGYQP comes from the coding sequence ATGCAAGGCACAGAAATTAGCCAAGCCCATGCAAAAGGTTTTAATAGTGCGGTGACAGTCGCTATTACAGGCGCATCGGGTGCTTGCTATGCACTGCGTTTAATTGAATGTTTGGTTGCCGCGAACAAACAAGTGTATGTGCTGATGTCGAGCGCTGCGCGTGTCGTGTTTGACACTGAAGTTGGCCTAAAATTACCCGGCTCGCCCGAAGCGCAAAGTGCGTTTTGGTGTCAGCATTTTAATGCTCAGCCAGAGCAAGTGATCGCGTTTGGTAAAGAGCAGTGGTTTTCGCCAGTGGCCTCTGGCTCGGCGGCGCCAAAACAGATGGTGGTTTGCCCATGCTCAACGGGAACGCTGGCGGCCATTAGCCAAGGCATGAGTGATAATCTGATTGAGCGCGCAGCAGATGTGGTGATTAAAGAGCGCGGCCAGCTGATTTTAGTGCCGCGAGAAACACCATTTTCCACCATACATTTGCGCAATATGCTCAGCCTGTCTGAGCTTGGCGCAACTGTGATGCCCGCCGCTCCCGGCTTTTACCACCAACCTGAATCTATTAACGATTTGGTGGATTTTATGGTTGGCAGAATATTGGATCATCTTGGTATCGATCAAAAAATTATGCCGCGCTGGGGCTATCAACCATAA
- a CDS encoding amidohydrolase family protein, producing the protein MRQSSGYSANKLSAIALAVGMAFSSVGYAADTKADEAKATEKKWSVNDPQGQFTSAKINVDQGTWMNIDISPDGKTLAFDLLGDIYTMPITGGKATPLMTDIAWQMQPRFSPDGKHIAYTSDEDGGDNLWIMNADGSGGKAVTTETFRLLNSPAWSPDGNYLVGRKHYTGARSLGAGEVWLYHKTGGQGVMLTKRPNQQKDLGEPAFSPDGKYVYFSQDQTPGKTFHYSKDSEKGIYKIKRLELETGEIEVVLSGRGGAIRPTPSPDGRYLAFISRDDFQSKLYLYDLQSGEQTLVYDDLERDMQETWAIHGVYPTMAWTPDNKHIVFWANGKINKLDVAKKSASVIPFKVETEKKLQTAVRFAQTIEQDEFDVKMLRDVEISPDGRRAVFEAMGHIYTRSLPNGKPKRLTKQKDHFEFNPSFSRDGKKIVYVTWDDNKLGQIRVASSRGGKGKVITKAPGKYVEPSFSPDGKTVVYRKVSGGFITNPVWGLNPGIYAVSSKGGEPKLVTENGLQPHFGKRNDRVYVVRNGEKTQLARIDLDGQHDTTLYQGKFATEYKVSPDGEHVAFAERFKVFVTPYIERGDVIDTGPKASNLPVKKLSVRAGEGISWGAKSNELYWSLGADLYQTKVTGLFDITEKTEADTEAEPTQTYLGFKHKVDKPSGTVAFVGGKVVTMEGEQVIDNGVVVVEGNTIKAVGTKANVTIPSGAKVVDITGKSIMPGLIDAHAHGPQGLEEIIPQQNWKNYGGLALGVTTIHDPSNDTTEFFAASEMQKAGDIVAARLYSTGTILYGATVAGYTSHVDSLDDAKFHVERLKKAGAFSVKSYNQPRRNQRQQFIQAARELEVMVMPEGGSLLQHNLTMLVDGHTTLEHSIPTEHIYDDVKQLWSASSMAYTPTMGVAYGGIWGENFWYDKTEVWKHPRLSQYVPSEFLDPRSMRRPTAPHHHYNHMNVARVAKEMQDLGVEVNSGGHGQREGLAMHWEMWMMAQGGMSPLQALRTATMSPAITLGLDQQLGSIKAGKLADLMIVDGDITQDIRMSDRVTHTMINGRLYDAETMNEIGNYDNKREKFYFE; encoded by the coding sequence ATGCGTCAATCAAGTGGGTATAGCGCAAACAAACTTTCGGCGATTGCCTTGGCAGTCGGTATGGCGTTTTCTTCAGTTGGCTATGCCGCTGATACCAAAGCAGACGAAGCCAAAGCCACTGAGAAAAAGTGGTCGGTTAACGATCCACAAGGCCAGTTTACTTCTGCCAAAATCAATGTTGACCAAGGCACTTGGATGAATATTGATATCAGCCCTGATGGCAAAACCCTTGCCTTCGACTTGTTAGGTGATATCTACACCATGCCAATTACGGGCGGTAAAGCAACACCCTTGATGACAGATATTGCCTGGCAAATGCAGCCGCGTTTTAGCCCAGATGGCAAGCATATCGCTTACACCTCTGATGAAGACGGTGGCGATAATTTGTGGATCATGAATGCCGATGGCTCTGGCGGCAAAGCCGTCACCACGGAAACCTTCCGTTTGCTAAACAGCCCAGCATGGTCGCCAGATGGTAACTATTTAGTGGGTCGTAAGCATTACACTGGTGCACGTTCATTAGGCGCGGGTGAAGTATGGCTTTACCACAAAACCGGCGGCCAAGGGGTGATGCTGACCAAGCGACCAAATCAGCAAAAAGACTTAGGCGAGCCGGCTTTTTCACCTGATGGTAAATACGTGTACTTCTCGCAAGATCAAACACCGGGTAAAACTTTCCATTACTCGAAAGACTCAGAAAAAGGCATTTATAAAATTAAGCGTTTGGAGCTAGAAACCGGTGAGATTGAAGTGGTTCTTTCCGGTCGCGGCGGCGCTATTCGTCCAACGCCGTCACCTGATGGCCGCTACTTAGCGTTTATTAGCCGTGACGACTTTCAATCTAAGCTGTATTTGTACGATCTACAAAGTGGTGAGCAAACGCTGGTTTATGATGACTTAGAGCGTGATATGCAGGAAACGTGGGCGATTCACGGTGTTTACCCAACTATGGCGTGGACGCCTGACAACAAACACATTGTCTTTTGGGCAAACGGTAAAATTAACAAACTAGATGTCGCGAAAAAATCCGCCAGCGTTATTCCGTTTAAAGTGGAAACCGAGAAAAAACTGCAAACCGCGGTGCGCTTTGCGCAAACCATTGAGCAAGATGAGTTTGACGTGAAAATGCTGCGTGATGTGGAAATTTCCCCCGACGGTCGCCGCGCGGTATTTGAAGCCATGGGGCATATTTACACCCGCAGCTTGCCAAATGGTAAACCTAAGCGTTTGACCAAGCAAAAAGACCATTTTGAATTCAATCCAAGCTTTTCACGTGACGGTAAGAAAATCGTTTACGTCACTTGGGATGATAACAAGCTAGGCCAAATTCGCGTCGCGTCAAGCCGTGGCGGCAAAGGTAAAGTGATCACTAAAGCACCGGGTAAATATGTTGAGCCGAGCTTCTCTCCTGACGGTAAAACTGTGGTTTATCGCAAAGTTTCAGGCGGCTTTATCACTAATCCTGTTTGGGGCTTAAATCCGGGGATTTATGCGGTATCAAGTAAAGGTGGCGAGCCTAAGCTAGTGACAGAAAACGGCTTACAACCACATTTTGGTAAGCGTAATGATCGCGTGTACGTGGTACGTAACGGCGAGAAAACTCAGCTGGCGCGTATCGACTTAGACGGTCAGCACGACACCACCTTATACCAAGGTAAGTTTGCCACTGAATACAAGGTGTCACCTGATGGCGAGCACGTGGCTTTTGCCGAGCGCTTTAAGGTGTTTGTGACGCCATATATCGAGCGTGGTGATGTTATCGATACAGGGCCGAAAGCGAGCAATCTACCAGTGAAAAAGCTATCTGTGCGCGCTGGTGAAGGCATTAGCTGGGGGGCAAAATCAAATGAGCTGTACTGGAGTTTAGGTGCTGATTTGTACCAAACCAAGGTGACTGGTTTATTTGATATTACGGAAAAGACAGAGGCGGATACAGAAGCCGAGCCAACTCAAACTTATCTCGGCTTCAAACACAAAGTTGATAAGCCATCCGGTACTGTTGCCTTTGTTGGCGGTAAAGTCGTGACCATGGAAGGCGAGCAAGTGATCGACAATGGTGTGGTTGTGGTTGAAGGCAACACCATTAAAGCAGTCGGCACAAAAGCAAATGTTACGATTCCAAGTGGCGCCAAAGTGGTGGATATCACCGGCAAGTCCATTATGCCGGGCTTAATTGACGCCCATGCTCATGGCCCGCAAGGCTTGGAAGAAATTATCCCACAGCAAAACTGGAAGAACTACGGTGGCTTGGCGTTAGGTGTTACCACGATTCACGATCCGTCGAACGACACTACAGAGTTCTTTGCCGCGAGCGAAATGCAAAAAGCAGGTGATATTGTCGCCGCACGTTTGTACTCAACCGGTACGATTTTATACGGCGCAACCGTTGCGGGTTATACTTCGCATGTCGATAGCTTGGACGATGCTAAATTCCACGTTGAGCGCTTGAAAAAAGCGGGTGCTTTTAGTGTCAAAAGCTACAATCAGCCACGCCGTAACCAACGCCAGCAGTTTATTCAAGCGGCGCGAGAGTTAGAAGTGATGGTCATGCCAGAGGGCGGCTCGTTATTACAGCATAATTTAACCATGTTGGTGGATGGTCACACCACGCTAGAGCACTCGATCCCAACCGAACATATCTATGATGATGTTAAGCAGTTATGGTCAGCTTCAAGCATGGCGTACACACCAACCATGGGCGTTGCTTATGGTGGTATTTGGGGCGAAAACTTCTGGTACGATAAAACTGAGGTGTGGAAACATCCGCGCCTTAGCCAATATGTGCCGTCAGAGTTTTTAGACCCACGCTCGATGCGTCGTCCAACTGCGCCGCACCACCACTACAATCACATGAACGTGGCACGTGTTGCCAAAGAAATGCAAGACTTAGGCGTGGAAGTGAACTCAGGTGGTCACGGTCAACGTGAAGGTTTGGCCATGCACTGGGAAATGTGGATGATGGCGCAAGGCGGTATGTCACCGCTACAAGCGCTGCGCACTGCCACTATGTCACCAGCCATTACCTTAGGTTTAGATCAGCAGCTTGGCTCGATAAAAGCCGGCAAATTGGCGGACTTAATGATTGTTGATGGCGATATTACCCAAGATATTCGCATGAGTGATCGCGTTACGCACACTATGATCAACGGCCGTTTATACGATGCCGAGACCATGAACGAAATCGGTAACTACGATAATAAACGCGAGAAGTTCTACTTTGAGTGA